The region GGCACCCCACACGCAGCAGGGCTGACCCTACCTCTCTTGGGCCggtgttttttgggggtgggtCACCTTGCTGGGGTGCGGAGAGCGTTTCGGACGGGGCAGTCTTTAACCTGGTCACCAGGTCTCCCAGGCCCAGcgactcacacacctgcagcagacACGCAGAGCGTTACCCGGGAAACGCAAACCGAAACCAAACCTAccccacacatataccccatccctccactaccccacacatataccccatccCTCACCACTAccccacacatataccccatccctcacctctaccccacacatataccccatccctcacctctaccccacacatataccccattgctcacctctaccccacacatataccccatccCTCACCACTAccccacacatataccccatccctccactaccccacacatacaccccatccctcacctctaccccacacatataccccatccCTCACCACTAccccacacatataccccatccctcacctctaccccacacatataccccatccCTCACCACTAccccacacatataccccatccctcacctctaccccacacatataccccatccCTCACCACTAccccacacatataccccatccctcacctctaccccacacatataccccatccCTCACCACTAccccacacatataccccatccctccactaccccacacatacaccccatccctcacctctaccccacacatataccccatccctcacctctaccccacacatataccccatccctcacctctaccccacacatataccccatccctcacctctaccccacacatataccccatccctccactaccccacacatacaccccatccctcaccactaccccacacatacaccccatCCCTCACTAccccacacatataccccatccctcctctaccccacacatataccccatccCTCACCACTAccccacacatataccccatccctcacctctaccccacacatataccccatccctcacctctaccccacacatataccccatccctcacctctaccccacacatataccccatccctcacctctaccccacacatataccccatccctcacctctaccccacacatataccccatccCTCACCACTAccccacacatataccccatccctcacctctaccccacacatataccccatccctcacctctaccccacacatataccccatccctcacctctaccccacacatataccccatccctcacctctaccccacacatataccccatccctcacctctaccccacacatataccccatccCTCACCACTAccccacacatataccccatccctccactaccccacacatacaccccatccctcacctctaccccacacatataccccatccCTCACCACTAccccacacatataccccatccctcacctctaccccacacatataccccatccCTCACCACTAccccacacatataccccatccctcacctctaccccacacatataccccatccctcacctctaccccacacatataccccatccCTCACCACTAccccacacatataccccatccctcacctctaccccacacatataccccatccctcacctctaccccacacatataccccatccctccactaccccacacatataccccatccctcctctaccccacacatataccccatccCTCAACTAccccacacatataccccatccctccactaccccacacatatacccccCAGGGTGCGTTCGTACCTGTGGGTCTCGGACGTCCAGCACAGGGAGGGCCGCTGGGCCGGGGGGGACACTGAAACGGTCCTGTGCCATCTTCTTCACCTGCGCGTGCAGCTGCTCAAACTCACGGTACACGTCTGAGAACTGGGGCCTGCTGGGATGCCCCTTTTCCACCTGCATGGGTACACGCCATCATATACCACTGCAACATTATATACCAGTATCACTGCACAACATTATACACCACTAAATACCATTATATGCCCTCATATAACATCATATACCACTGCAACATTATATACCAGTATCACTGCACAACATTATATACCACTGCAACATTATACACCACTAAATACCATTATATACCCTCAGATAACATCATATACCACTGCAACATTATATACCAGTATCACTGCACAACATTATATACCACTGCAACATTATACACCACTTAACACCATTATATACCCTCATATACCATTACATACCATCATATGCTGTTTTATACGATTGCATTCCAACATTATATACCATCATTTACAATTATATACCATTATATGCCATGTAAACCATAAACACATCTAATCTTTGAGGTCCAATAGTGAGGCCTGCTGCAgcccttgctgtgtgtgtgtgtgtgtgcgtaaatatatatatgtgtgtacgtgtgtgtgtgtgtgtgtgtgtgtgtgtgtgtaaatatatatatatgtgcgtgtgtgtgtgtgtgtgtgtgtgtgtgtgtgtgtgtatacatgtgtttgCAGCACCTTGACCAGCAGGAACTCCCAGAGGGTCATGACCCTGGCCAAGCGAGGAAGAACCATCTCCATCAGCTCCTCAtcatcacacacctgcagcacctACAACACGAAACCGGAAATAACAGCTAATAACACAACATTCAGGCTGCCCTCAGCTACAGCTCTCTACAGGTGCACTCAGGTACAAGTGAGCTGAGCTACAGGTGAGATACTCAGCTATACAGGTAaggtgcaggtacaggtgtgttgtacaggtgagctcaggtgcaggtgtgttgtgcaggtgtgttgtgcaggtgagctcaggtgcaggtgtgttgtacaggtgaactcaggtgcaggtgtgttgtacaggtgtgttgtaCAGGTCAGctcaggtgcaggtgtgttgtaCAGGTCAGctcaggtacaggtgtgttgtgCAGGTGAGCGGTTTGCTCAGGCTCTCACCTCCTTCAGGCGTGCTCTCCTCTGGGGGGGCAGCAGGGCCCCCAGGCTCTTGGGGGGTCTCCCCGGCTTGCGCCTCCGGGCGGGGCGTGCTGCAGGCCGGGggtgcccccctctccctttggGCCTCCCCGGGGCGGGCAGCAGGGCCTGGAGAGAGGAACGGAGAACAGCTCAAATACTGAGCCCTCAGCAGCACCCGACCGCCCCTCAGAACAGCACTCTGAACTCATTTACTCAAGCTCATACAGCAGGAGCTAAAGGACTACAAATACCACAATGCCATCTGCCCTGCAGGCCAGGCACTCAAATCAGGCTTCACTTCCTGATCACCTTTTTATTTaccattaaaatgtttatgtgtaaaaaaaaaagacctgaaAAACCATACTGCACAGCGTAGACCCCCAGCAGCCCGGCTTCAGAGCTGGCCACTCGGCCCCTTgtcacaggagttccccagggctcagtcctcggccccctcctcttctccatctacactaGATCCCTCAGCCCTGTTATCATACTACTATTATGCGATTGTTACAGCTAGCTGATAGTTGCTCCCTCCATTTCTCGATTTCTCCATCACCTACACCAAACCAAGTTACTAGTTCCCCAGCAATTAGTTAAAAAAACGCAAAAAAGAATTGATTAAACAAAATTCTATTATGATTTTGTCCAGTTCAACGGTTGCTAAGTTGGCCATGGAAGCCACTTCTCTTGCTGCATTCATGTTAAGTATAGGTTTTACTGAAAGGTCAGAAGAGAAACTGTAATGACCTTTCTGCTGAATCTGTGTATTAAACTCAAATACACAGGTTTAACTACCGACTGCTGGGCATCAGTGAGTACAGAATCATTGTTAATGTTTCTTTTGATTTGCCAATtatcagcgcacacacacacgcatgcacgcacacacacactcacaccttacCTTCTCCCTCTGTGCTGTGGCGTCTGTGGTTGCCCCGGGAACAGGCTGTGTAGTATTTGTGGTGATCTGATTGGTAGCTGTGGAGGCGCTGTGTCCAGTCTGTGCCGCGGGGGGCGTGTCCGTTGGGGGCGGAGCCTGCGCAGGGCCGGGGCCTGtgggcggggcaggggcaggcCCCGCCTCCCTGTGGGCGGGGTTGAGTCTGTAGTGGCGGGCGAGCCCCCCCAGGCCGATGTAGGCCTTCTCACAGCGGGGGCACTGGAAGCTGCGGGGGCTGAGGTACACACCGAGACCCCCCGCCGCGCCCTGcttccccgcccccgccccgtccccctcccccgccccctcctcctccacgctGATCTCGGAGTAGTCGTCGGAGTCGGACTGCCGGCCGTCCGCCAGGTCCTCGGTCTTGATGAACTTGTAGTCCTTCACCTTGTGCTTGGGGGGGCGGGAGACGCGCCCGGACCGCGTCTGCACCTTCTGGGGCCGGCGGCTCTTCTGCCGCTCCCGCCCCTTCTGCTCGGGGGGGCCCGGggcgcggggcggggcgggggcggggccgcgggcggggcaggggcgCGGGGCTCGGCCGTTCACAGGGGCCGTCTGCAGGGGCACTTTGTGGAGCACGGGGACGGCCAGGGGGGCGGGTctctgctgcagcagcagctggatGGGCGGGTCCCCGGGATTGGTCAGGAGGTACTGCTGCTGCCCAATCACAGGGGTGATGTGGATGATCTGGGGGCTGGACACGCCCACTTTAGGAGTGGGGGCCCTCTGCTGGATGAGGGCCAGAGGGGGCTGGGCAAGGGTGGGCGTGGCTCCCTGCGAAGAGGGCGGGATCGGCACCTGGATCCGGATCGACTCCAGCTGCTGGAGAGACAGCTGGGATTAGAAGGGTCTCATAGCAACAACCAATCACAGGCTAGATATATCCAACAGGATTCAAAgcaaccaatcagagagcttCCAATTCAAAAATACTATTACAGGTATTCTCAGCAATCGCAGACCAATGCATGCTGGTCCACCGCACTAACCAGGTCAGCCCCAGGGACCTTCAGCCATATTCAGGAATATGTGTGGTCTAGATTTGGCCCTTCAGCTAAACTAAAACACTGTAATCGATACGAAATTAACACAAATACTCAAACACCCATCTAgccaatatttttaaaatacatgtgTATTCAATCAATCAGCATATGTCGAAATAAACATCTATTTACCACATTTACCCCCACACACCTAGCACACTcagtcccccacacacacacctagcacACTTAGTCCCCCATAGACTTAGCACACAGGTAACCCCACACACCTAGCACACTCAGTCCCCCACACACCTAGAACACTCAGTCCCCCACACACCTAGCACACAGGTAACCCCACACACCTAGCACActcagtcccacacacacctagcacactcagtcccacacacacctagCACACTCAGTCCCCCACACACCTAGCACACTCAGTTCCCCACACACTTAGCACACAggtaaccccacacacacacctagcacactcagtcccacacacacctagCACACTCAGTCCCAGACACTTAGCACTCGGTCCCACACACAGCTagcacactcagtcacacacactcctagCACACTCAGTCCCACACACTCCTAGCACActcagtcccacacacacctagcacactcagtcccacacacacctagCACACTCAGTTCCCCACACACTTAGCACACAggtaaccccacacacacacctagcacACTCAGTCCCAGACACTTAGCACTCGGTCCCACACACACCTAGCACActcagtcccacacacacctagcacactcagtcccacacacacctagCACACTCAGTCCTCCACACACCTAGCACACTCAGTCCTCCACACACCTAGCACACTCAGTCCCAGACACTTAGCACTCGGTCCCACACACACCTAGCACActcagtcccacacacacctagcacactcagtcccacacacacctagCACACTCAGTCCCCCACACAGCTAGCACACTCAGTCCCCCACACACTTAACACACAGGTAACCCCACACACCTAGCACACAGGTAACCCCACACCTAGCACACTCAGCCCAGGTAATCCCACGCACCTTTTTCTGGATGAGGCGCGTGCCGTTATGGGACTGGTTCTGCTGCAGCGCCACTTGCTTAGCGACGTTCTGCAGCTGCAGCGACGCGTTCTGCACGACGCACAGCGGGGCCGGCCGGACCGTGGCGTCCTGCACTGGGCTCCCCGTCGCCAGCACGCAGCCCGCCGGCAGGGTAATGCAGGTGGGCGGCTGCTCCTGGCGTTGGGATGGGGGTGGCTCCACCTGGGCGGCGGACTGTTGGGACCGACTGACCTGATCAATGACCTGTTGCAGTTCACTGGGCGCCAGCGCTGCACCGTGGGGGAAATTAGACGTTGGTGGTCGCGGCTGCTGGAACAGACGGGCGGCTTCATTCTCCGTTACCTCCACAAGCTGCTGCTGGGCTAACTGCTCCACCAGCTGCCGCTGTTCCTCCGCCGTTAAGCCCGTACCTTCCACAAAGCTACCGTCCGGCTGCACGTAAATAATGGTGGTTGTAGCTGACGATGAACTGTCCACAAGCTCGCTGTTCACGGTGGAGAAATCCGCCGTGGTGACCGTCTCGATACCAGGCGTTTCGACGAAAGACGTTATGATGTTGCGTTCTGCCCCCTCTGCTAATGCTACAGAGCCCTGAAAATACTCCTGAATAACGGAGTTTTCTGCGGTGTCTTTCACGGTCGAAGTTAGTTCCCCACTGCTGCTGTTGGCGTTGTGCGTGTTCTCCGGCACGGCCGGGTCCTCACGGTGCTCCAGCCCCGCCACACAGTGCACCGGAGCCGCGCTGGAACACTCTCCCTCCCCGGCCTCAGCTGTCATGTTGCTTTCATCCTCCTTGTCCGCCATTTTGATTGGAGTAAACGTCCAGGCAGGAAGAGTTACTAGCAAAACAAAGTAAATCTCGGTCGATTTTTTTTCCACGCCAACGTCGTTAAAACGAGAGGTGCAGAAAAAGGGACTATGTGTGCGAatattaattgaaaatgtgtgaaaatgacGATGTAACTATTCCTATCGCAGCTTTTTTAAAACGTCACGGGAGGTTGTGGCGTTAAAGCGAAGTTTGTAGTGACCTGTGATTGGACGAAAGCACTGCCATTCATACCGTTCCTGCCCTCTATTTCAGCCAATCAACCACGATCTCCCTCATGCAGGACTGGAGGGCGGGAAAGTATGGGTCACTTTTTGGGACATCTGACTCGGCACGCGCAGCTTTTGAAGCgattccaaaaaaaacattttgttgtttgGAGTGCGATCACTAAACTCAGTCAGTAACAGATTAATACAGGGACTGCCGCCTTGTTACTGGACGAATTTAGTTAATTCAGCCTGACCAAGAAGTGTCTAGATTGCGCAAAGAGTTTCCATCTTAATCAGGTAAAGATGTGTGATGGTTTGTGACATTGGCGTCAGAGCTGAGCTCATTCAGACCTGAGAGACATACGAATCCGTTTTCTATatggggatgtagctcagtggtagagcgcatgctttgcatgtatgaggcCCAGGGTTCAATCCCCTGCATCTCCAGCTTTTCCCGTTGCTCCTCCGCAGCTTCCAGTTTCCAGTTTCTTGGTAAAAAAACAATCTTCGTGAAGGAACTCAGCGCCCATCTGCTCAAACCAGTAATGGACAGCGCGTGTATGGAACAGATAAATTAAGGACGTTCATGTGGTGAAATATAATCTATTTCTTTGTAAAAACACTTTTCGTGCAAACAAAGAAAAGTAGTTATTTCGTAAAGTATCGAGTACAATCGGGATTTTAAAAACGTATATTGTAAGTTGTGTTGTATGCACgttttttattcttgttttcaTTGAATTGTTGTATCTTGAACGTGACACCCTGGTAAAAGAGTATTGTTCTCTAGTGTGATAGCCTGAACAAAGAGGCaggggatgtagctcagtggtagagcgcatgcttcgcatgtatgaggtcctgggttcaatccccagcatctccaactCTTTAATTTgggcaaacacattttctgcagcTCTTCAAACACCATGTTTGTTTGACTATTGTGCCAGAGCTGAGGTTCAGTGTTGGTTCTTGTAGACGATGTGTCTTGTGTTgtaaaatcagcaccctttgtgaaccaggtgaggtgagttaactgtgtaatcaacttcTCCAAGTGATTAAGTGCTCAACAAAGAAAACCTGAAACACCAAGTTTGTTTGTCCATTGAGCTGTTGGTTCATgtcgtgtgtgtggggtcaTGTATGTAATGTGACTTGTGTTGTAGGGGATGTGGGGtcatgtgtgggggtgtgggggatgtgtggggtggtgtgtgggggatgtgttttgtgtgtggggtCGTGTTGGGCTCATGCAGTCaggggatgtagctcagtggtagagcgcatgctttgcatgtatgaggtcctgggttcaatccccagcatctccaactCTTTAATTTgggcaaacacattttctgcagcTCTTGAAACACCATGTTCGTTTGACTATTGTGCCAGAGCTGAGGTTCAGTGTTGGTTCTTGTAGACGATGTATCTTGTGTTgtaaaatcagcaccctttgagaatcaggtgaggtgagttaactgtgtaatcaacttcTCCAATTGATTAAGTGCTCAACAAAGAAAACCTGAAACACCATGTTTGTTTGTCCATTGAGCTGTTGGTTCATgtcgtgtgtgtggggtcaTGTACGTAATGTGACTTGTGTTGTAGGGGATGTGGGGtcatgtgtgggggtgtgggggatgtgtggggtggtgtgtgcgGGATGTGTTGGATGTGTGGTCGTGtgggggatgtgtgtggggtcgtGTTGGGACCATGCTGTCaggggatgtagctcagtggtagagcgcatgcttcgcatgtatgaggtcctgggttcaatccccagcatctccaactCTTTAATTTgggcaaacacattttctgcagcTCTTCAAACACCATGTTTGTTTGACTATTGTGCCAGAGCTGAGGTTCAGTGTTGGTTCTTGTAGACGATGTGTCTTGTGTTgtaaaatcagcaccctttgagaatcaggtgaggtgagttaactgtgtaatcaacttcTCCAATTGATTAAGTGCTCAACAAAGAAAACCTGAAACACCAAGTTTGTTTGTCCATTGAGCTGTTGGTTCATgtcgtgtgtgtggggtcaTGTATGTAATGTGACTTGTGTTGTAGGGGATGTGGGGtcatgtgtgggggtgtgggggatgtggggtggtgtgtgggggatGTGTTGGATGTGTGGTCGTGtgggggatgtgtgtggggtcgtGTTGGGACCATGCAGTCaggggatgtagctcagtggtagagcgcatgctttg is a window of Conger conger chromosome 1, fConCon1.1, whole genome shotgun sequence DNA encoding:
- the znf839 gene encoding zinc finger protein 839 isoform X2, with the translated sequence MADKEDESNMTAEAGEGECSSAAPVHCVAGLEHREDPAVPENTHNANSSSGELTSTVKDTAENSVIQEYFQGSVALAEGAERNIITSFVETPGIETVTTADFSTVNSELVDSSSSATTTIIYVQPDGSFVEGTGLTAEEQRQLVEQLAQQQLVEVTENEAARLFQQPRPPTSNFPHGAALAPSELQQVIDQVSRSQQSAAQVEPPPSQRQEQPPTCITLPAGCVLATGSPVQDATVRPAPLCVVQNASLQLQNVAKQVALQQNQSHNGTRLIQKKLESIRIQVPIPPSSQGATPTLAQPPLALIQQRAPTPKVGVSSPQIIHITPVIGQQQYLLTNPGDPPIQLLLQQRPAPLAVPVLHKVPLQTAPVNGRAPRPCPARGPAPAPPRAPGPPEQKGRERQKSRRPQKVQTRSGRVSRPPKHKVKDYKFIKTEDLADGRQSDSDDYSEISVEEEGAGEGDGAGAGKQGAAGGLGVYLSPRSFQCPRCEKAYIGLGGLARHYRLNPAHREAGPAPAPPTGPGPAQAPPPTDTPPAAQTGHSASTATNQITTNTTQPVPGATTDATAQREKALLPAPGRPKGRGGHPRPAARPARRRKPGRPPKSLGALLPPQRRARLKEVLQVCDDEELMEMVLPRLARVMTLWEFLLVKVEKGHPSRPQFSDVYREFEQLHAQVKKMAQDRFSVPPGPAALPVLDVRDPQVCESLGLGDLVTRLKTAPSETLSAPQQGDPPPKNTGPREECKTLPPAKRFKADLSGTEPNGTFHRQNRTLPPAADAVSSPGSSDPQTPLGSPPPQTHIRAEETGPAPSHTAGAGPGKGAELNGCHMADQMDVVPLDHTYRASSQTEHAQIHLVTQQPGPTEHAQQAASTGPVTLRDAVPQEVSLGDTVQEEVEEVRFGDTVQEEVEAVRFGDTVQEVEAVRFGDTVQEEVQQQVYIQTEEGLILPGGTLASERIVIVTSADGTTMHIRTPDSIPLETVPLETVQALLGIDMGVQPEGVLVSETHP
- the znf839 gene encoding zinc finger protein 839 isoform X3 — protein: MADKEDESNMTAEAGEGECSSAAPVHCVAGLEHREDPAVPENTHNANSSSGELTSTVKDTAENSVIQEYFQGSVALAEGAERNIITSFVETPGIETVTTADFSTVNSELVDSSSSATTTIIYVQPDGSFVEGTGLTAEEQRQLVEQLAQQQLVEVTENEAARLFQQPRPPTSNFPHGAALAPSELQQVIDQVSRSQQSAAQVEPPPSQRQEQPPTCITLPAGCVLATGSPVQDATVRPAPLCVVQNASLQLQNVAKQVALQQNQSHNGTRLIQKKQLESIRIQVPIPPSSQGATPTLAQPPLALIQQRAPTPKVGVSSPQIIHITPVIGQQQYLLTNPGDPPIQLLLQQRPAPLAVPVLHKVPLQTAPVNGRAPRPCPARGPAPAPPRAPGPPEQKGRERQKSRRPQKVQTRSGRVSRPPKHKVKDYKFIKTEDLADGRQSDSDDYSEISVEEEGAGEGDGAGAGKQGAAGGLGVYLSPRSFQCPRCEKAYIGLGGLARHYRLNPAHREAGPAPAPPTGPGPAQAPPPTDTPPAAQTGHSASTATNQITTNTTQPVPGATTDATAQREKALLPAPGRPKGRGGHPRPAARPARRRKPGRPPKSLGALLPPQRRARLKEVLQVCDDEELMEMVLPRLARVMTLWEFLLVKVEKGHPSRPQFSDVYREFEQLHAQVKKMAQDRFSVPPGPAALPVLDVRDPQVCESLGLGDLVTRLKTAPSETLSAPQQGDPPPKNTGPREECKTLPPAKRFKADLSGTEPNGTFHRQNRTLPPAADAVSSPGSSDPQTPLGSPPPQTHIRAEETGPAPSHTAGAGPGKGAELNGCHMADQMDVVPLDHTYRASSQTEHAQIHLVTQQPGPTEHAQQAASTGPVTLRDAVPQETHGTRSPSDDLSGNSFTLHLLHCEK
- the znf839 gene encoding zinc finger protein 839 isoform X1, with translation MADKEDESNMTAEAGEGECSSAAPVHCVAGLEHREDPAVPENTHNANSSSGELTSTVKDTAENSVIQEYFQGSVALAEGAERNIITSFVETPGIETVTTADFSTVNSELVDSSSSATTTIIYVQPDGSFVEGTGLTAEEQRQLVEQLAQQQLVEVTENEAARLFQQPRPPTSNFPHGAALAPSELQQVIDQVSRSQQSAAQVEPPPSQRQEQPPTCITLPAGCVLATGSPVQDATVRPAPLCVVQNASLQLQNVAKQVALQQNQSHNGTRLIQKKQLESIRIQVPIPPSSQGATPTLAQPPLALIQQRAPTPKVGVSSPQIIHITPVIGQQQYLLTNPGDPPIQLLLQQRPAPLAVPVLHKVPLQTAPVNGRAPRPCPARGPAPAPPRAPGPPEQKGRERQKSRRPQKVQTRSGRVSRPPKHKVKDYKFIKTEDLADGRQSDSDDYSEISVEEEGAGEGDGAGAGKQGAAGGLGVYLSPRSFQCPRCEKAYIGLGGLARHYRLNPAHREAGPAPAPPTGPGPAQAPPPTDTPPAAQTGHSASTATNQITTNTTQPVPGATTDATAQREKALLPAPGRPKGRGGHPRPAARPARRRKPGRPPKSLGALLPPQRRARLKEVLQVCDDEELMEMVLPRLARVMTLWEFLLVKVEKGHPSRPQFSDVYREFEQLHAQVKKMAQDRFSVPPGPAALPVLDVRDPQVCESLGLGDLVTRLKTAPSETLSAPQQGDPPPKNTGPREECKTLPPAKRFKADLSGTEPNGTFHRQNRTLPPAADAVSSPGSSDPQTPLGSPPPQTHIRAEETGPAPSHTAGAGPGKGAELNGCHMADQMDVVPLDHTYRASSQTEHAQIHLVTQQPGPTEHAQQAASTGPVTLRDAVPQEVSLGDTVQEEVEEVRFGDTVQEEVEAVRFGDTVQEVEAVRFGDTVQEEVQQQVYIQTEEGLILPGGTLASERIVIVTSADGTTMHIRTPDSIPLETVPLETVQALLGIDMGVQPEGVLVSETHP